From a region of the Halanaerobium hydrogeniformans genome:
- a CDS encoding Gfo/Idh/MocA family protein → MKIGIIGLGDIAKKAYLPIVTQLAELEPYFCTRNEDVLKELGAKYHVDKLYSSVDSLLEEDIKAAFVHAASKAHYKIVKKLLENDIHVYVDKPITYHLEQSKELINIARRKNLLLMTGFNRRYVPTYRSLLEIKSPKIIIMQKNRKLNPGNTRKVVMDDFIHVVDTIRYLYGDEDIDSVEIDKIEENNSLKRVMITIKGSANTAIGIMNRDNSITEETVEVMGFKKKKKIVDLTEIINYENKGKSSSQVYGWNKMEYNRGFVDIIDRFIELLKKDESKQSIMMADLNTHKLCERIINE, encoded by the coding sequence ATGAAAATCGGGATTATTGGGCTGGGAGATATAGCTAAAAAAGCTTATCTGCCAATCGTGACTCAACTTGCAGAGTTAGAACCATATTTTTGCACAAGAAATGAAGATGTGTTGAAAGAGCTTGGAGCTAAATATCATGTTGATAAACTTTATTCCTCAGTAGATAGTTTGTTAGAGGAAGATATTAAAGCTGCTTTTGTTCATGCAGCTTCTAAAGCACATTACAAAATAGTTAAAAAACTGCTTGAAAATGATATCCATGTTTATGTTGATAAACCAATAACTTATCATTTAGAACAAAGCAAAGAGTTGATCAATATAGCAAGGAGAAAAAACCTTCTTTTGATGACCGGTTTTAACAGAAGATATGTTCCCACATATCGTTCTCTGCTGGAAATTAAAAGTCCTAAAATAATAATAATGCAGAAAAACAGGAAGTTAAATCCGGGTAATACAAGAAAAGTTGTTATGGATGACTTTATTCATGTTGTAGATACTATTCGCTATCTATATGGAGATGAAGATATTGATTCTGTTGAAATAGATAAGATTGAAGAAAACAACAGTTTAAAAAGGGTAATGATTACTATCAAGGGTTCAGCAAATACAGCAATTGGAATAATGAATAGGGATAATTCAATAACAGAGGAAACCGTAGAGGTAATGGGTTTTAAAAAGAAAAAGAAAATAGTTGATTTAACTGAAATAATAAACTATGAGAATAAGGGAAAAAGTAGTTCTCAAGTTTATGGATGGAATAAAATGGAGTATAACAGGGGTTTTGTTGACATTATCGATAGATTTATAGAGCTGTTAAAAAAAGATGAGTCAAAGCAAAGTATAATGATGGCTGATTTAAACACTCACAAATTGTGTGAAAGAATCATTAATGAATAA
- a CDS encoding cysteine desulfurase family protein, with protein MSEEIYLDNAATSKVSPAVIEAVVKTMQKNYANPSSLHRKGLAAEKILTKCRKNLAERLNVKPEEIIFTSGGTESNNLAVRGIIEQHKQRGKHIITSPIEHSSIHNLMLQLEKEGWEVDWLQVNKKGIVNIKHLKSLIREDTILISVMHVNNELGTIEPIKKIAKIIRNKNPLTFFHVDGVQAFSKISTDLSDLKVDLYSISGHKFHAPKGIGALFFKKGVDLKPLFYGGGQEKNIRPGTENTAAAAGLNQALNEIAQLNSKNLFNAKLNEKKNYFLKKLKEIEEVKINSPKNAVPHIINFSLKNIKGETMVHALAEEGIYLSTSSACTSKKKYSRVLKVCGFSENRIQGALRISLTEEIKQNEIDYVITKIKEKIDFLKIVNK; from the coding sequence ATGTCAGAAGAAATATATTTAGATAATGCAGCTACAAGCAAAGTCTCACCTGCAGTAATAGAAGCAGTAGTAAAAACTATGCAAAAAAATTATGCTAATCCTTCTTCTCTACATAGAAAGGGATTAGCAGCAGAAAAAATATTAACAAAATGTAGAAAAAACTTAGCAGAAAGATTAAATGTTAAGCCTGAAGAAATAATTTTTACTTCGGGAGGCACAGAAAGCAATAACCTTGCTGTAAGAGGGATCATAGAGCAACACAAACAGCGGGGAAAACATATAATTACTTCTCCAATAGAACACTCGTCTATACATAATTTAATGCTGCAATTAGAAAAAGAAGGTTGGGAAGTTGATTGGCTGCAGGTAAATAAAAAAGGAATTGTAAATATAAAGCATTTAAAAAGCCTAATTAGAGAAGATACTATCTTAATCAGTGTAATGCATGTAAATAACGAATTAGGTACTATTGAGCCAATCAAAAAAATAGCTAAAATAATAAGAAATAAAAATCCTTTAACATTTTTCCATGTAGATGGAGTTCAGGCTTTTAGCAAGATTTCTACGGATTTATCTGATCTAAAAGTAGATCTATATTCAATAAGTGGTCATAAATTTCATGCACCTAAAGGAATAGGTGCTCTTTTTTTTAAAAAAGGTGTAGATTTAAAACCTCTTTTTTATGGAGGTGGACAGGAAAAAAATATAAGACCTGGAACTGAAAACACAGCTGCTGCTGCAGGTCTAAATCAGGCTTTAAATGAAATAGCACAGCTTAACTCTAAAAATCTTTTTAATGCTAAATTAAATGAAAAGAAAAATTATTTTTTAAAAAAATTAAAAGAAATTGAAGAAGTTAAGATAAATTCACCCAAAAATGCCGTTCCTCATATTATAAATTTTTCTTTGAAAAATATAAAGGGGGAAACAATGGTGCATGCTCTGGCTGAAGAAGGTATTTATCTTTCTACTTCATCTGCCTGTACTTCAAAAAAGAAATACAGCAGGGTTTTGAAAGTATGTGGTTTCTCTGAAAATCGCATTCAAGGTGCATTAAGGATCTCTTTAACTGAAGAGATAAAGCAAAATGAAATTGATTATGTAATAACTAAAATCAAAGAAAAAATTGACTTTTTAAAAATTGTAAATAAATAA
- a CDS encoding LysR family transcriptional regulator yields MNKECLLMSLNYELYKVFYFVAKNLSFSKAAKELYISQSAVSQNIKNLEKELKTRLFIRNTKEVSLTQAGEVLFEHIEPAFNLIKTGEKNIKEINALKRGEIHIGANDTIAKDYLLPYLNEFHKLYPQIHIQITNRTSSTCVELLKQNAVDLIISNLPNPKITDDMLVNEIFEFEDIFICSNQYPKLKNKKISLHDLKNYPLLMLEEKTSTRKFFDELLKKYNIDLKPEVELGSVDLLIEMTKIGLGIAHVPQYSLNLSQNELFKIKIKEKLPTRKLAVVRNKELPLSKAAERFLKVINCF; encoded by the coding sequence ATTAATAAGGAGTGCTTATTAATGTCTTTGAATTACGAATTATATAAGGTCTTCTATTTTGTGGCGAAAAATTTAAGTTTTTCTAAAGCAGCAAAAGAACTCTATATTTCTCAGTCAGCTGTCAGCCAAAATATTAAAAATTTAGAAAAAGAATTAAAAACCAGGCTTTTTATTAGAAACACCAAAGAGGTTAGTTTAACTCAGGCTGGAGAAGTGTTATTTGAACACATAGAACCTGCCTTTAACTTGATTAAAACCGGAGAAAAAAATATCAAGGAGATTAATGCTTTAAAAAGAGGTGAGATTCATATTGGAGCTAATGATACAATTGCAAAAGACTATTTATTACCTTACTTAAATGAATTTCATAAGCTCTATCCTCAAATTCATATTCAGATTACCAATAGGACTTCCAGCACCTGTGTTGAGCTACTTAAACAAAATGCTGTTGATTTAATCATCAGCAATTTACCAAATCCAAAAATAACTGATGATATGCTGGTTAATGAAATATTCGAATTTGAAGATATATTTATCTGCTCAAATCAATATCCAAAATTAAAAAACAAAAAAATATCTTTGCATGATTTAAAGAATTATCCACTTTTAATGCTTGAAGAAAAAACAAGTACCAGAAAGTTTTTTGATGAATTATTAAAAAAATACAATATAGATCTCAAACCTGAAGTTGAACTGGGAAGCGTGGATCTTTTAATTGAAATGACTAAAATTGGGCTTGGAATTGCTCATGTACCCCAATATAGTTTAAATCTTTCTCAAAATGAACTCTTTAAAATAAAAATAAAAGAAAAACTGCCAACAAGAAAATTAGCAGTAGTTAGGAATAAAGAACTCCCATTATCTAAAGCAGCAGAAAGATTTTTGAAAGTTATTAATTGTTTTTAA
- a CDS encoding phosphoribosylformylglycinamidine synthase translates to MSKIRRLFVEKKDEYKVESEQLLSDFRESLGRDNLKDLRIVNRYDITNISDQAYQEACRTIFAEIPLDKIYQEEIDIAPDEKAFAVEYLPGQYDQRADSAEQCIQILNNEEDPKVRTAKVIILKGDLKQSDLEKIKDYYINPVDSREAAMEKPASLEMEYKVPEKAETLNGFIELDEQGLEDFREELGLAMSMADIFHTQKYFKDDEERDPTITEIKVLDTYWSDHCRHTTFLTEIEKVEIEKSDFTKKVEAAYQEYLAARQKIYQTETKDICLMDIALMAMKELRAAGKLEDLEISNEVNAASIEITVDVDGEDEEWLLMFKNETHNHPTEIEPFGGAATCLGGAIRDPLAGRSYVYQAMRVTGAGDPRTPIEETLEGKLPQKKIVQEASDGYSSYGNQIGLATGLVSEIYNERYIAKHMEIGAVIAATPKEDVYRGEALAGDKVILVGGRTGRDGCGGATGSSKVHTEESIEESSAEVQKGNPPTERKIQRLFRNPEVSRKIKVCNDFGAGGVSVAIGELADALEINLDVVPKKYEGLDGTELAISESQERMAVVIDSTDVEEFINLAEKENLEATVVAEVKDHNRLIMNWNGNAIVNLSRSFLDTNGASQQTEIKIKKPETENNYFKNVVANRLGSKDDLKDKWLANLADINVASQKGLKEKFDSTVGAGSVLMPFGGKYQLTPTQAMAAKIPLLKGETNTASLMSYGFDSKLSTWSPFHGAYYAVIESIAKIVAAGGDYQNIRFSFQEYFERLRNDPERWGKPFSALLGGYYAQKRFELPAIGGKDSMSGSFHELDVPPTLVSFAVNTVDARNVISPEFKEIDSKLVYINAERASDELVDIAKLKQAYTRINKLIAAENIISASAISLGGIAEALSKMSFGNKIGVEIEVNMSAEKLFSPEYGALLLEVRADSNLEKLFADIDYQLLGTTTKEQSIKVNNIEISIEEAIETWQNPLEKIYQTKVKTIKTDSETDNSPDQKLEFNGYESKEKISAKIKVAKPQVVIPVFPGTNCEYDTARQFREAGAEVETIIFKNLKAEQIEESINKIASTINNSQIVVIPGGFSAGDEPDGSGKFIAAVFRNPKIKEAVMDLLNNRDGLMLGICNGFQALIKLGLVPYGEIRELKDNSPTLTYNTIGRHVSCAVSTRITSNKSPWLANVSVGDIHSIPVSHGEGRFVAEPEMIEKLHKKGQIATQYVDFEGKPTMNIEFNPNGSMAAVEGITSPDGRVFGKMGHSERIGNNVSKNIIGKKDQKLFKAGVDYFKK, encoded by the coding sequence ATGAGTAAAATTAGAAGATTGTTTGTTGAAAAAAAGGATGAATACAAAGTTGAATCCGAACAGCTTTTGAGTGATTTTAGAGAAAGCCTGGGCCGGGATAATTTAAAAGACTTAAGAATAGTAAATAGATATGATATCACTAATATTTCTGATCAAGCCTATCAAGAAGCCTGTAGAACAATTTTTGCTGAAATTCCTCTTGATAAAATTTACCAGGAAGAGATTGATATTGCTCCTGACGAAAAAGCATTTGCAGTAGAATACCTACCAGGACAGTATGATCAGAGAGCTGATTCTGCAGAACAGTGTATACAAATTTTAAATAATGAAGAAGATCCAAAGGTCAGAACAGCTAAAGTAATAATTTTAAAAGGTGATTTAAAACAAAGTGATTTAGAAAAAATTAAAGATTATTATATTAACCCGGTTGATTCTAGAGAAGCAGCCATGGAAAAACCAGCTAGCCTTGAAATGGAATACAAGGTACCCGAAAAAGCTGAAACACTAAACGGTTTTATAGAACTTGATGAGCAGGGTTTAGAAGATTTTAGAGAAGAATTAGGACTGGCCATGAGTATGGCAGATATTTTTCATACTCAAAAATATTTTAAAGATGATGAAGAGAGAGACCCTACTATTACTGAAATTAAAGTATTAGATACTTACTGGTCAGATCACTGCCGTCATACAACATTTTTGACTGAAATAGAAAAAGTTGAAATAGAAAAAAGTGACTTCACTAAAAAAGTTGAAGCTGCCTATCAAGAGTATTTAGCAGCAAGACAAAAAATATATCAAACTGAAACTAAAGATATTTGTTTAATGGATATCGCTTTAATGGCGATGAAAGAATTGAGGGCAGCTGGCAAATTAGAAGATCTTGAGATTTCCAATGAAGTAAATGCAGCCAGTATAGAGATAACGGTTGATGTAGATGGTGAAGATGAAGAATGGTTATTGATGTTTAAAAATGAAACCCATAACCATCCCACAGAAATTGAGCCTTTTGGTGGAGCAGCAACCTGTTTAGGTGGAGCTATTCGTGATCCCCTAGCCGGAAGATCTTATGTTTATCAAGCTATGCGGGTAACTGGGGCAGGTGATCCACGGACTCCAATCGAAGAAACTTTAGAAGGCAAACTCCCTCAGAAAAAAATTGTTCAAGAAGCCTCAGATGGTTATAGCTCTTACGGTAATCAAATTGGTCTTGCTACTGGATTGGTAAGTGAAATTTATAATGAAAGATATATTGCCAAACATATGGAGATCGGTGCTGTTATAGCAGCCACTCCTAAAGAAGATGTCTATAGAGGAGAAGCTTTAGCAGGAGATAAAGTCATCCTCGTTGGTGGTAGAACCGGTAGAGATGGCTGTGGTGGTGCAACTGGTTCTTCTAAAGTTCATACTGAAGAGTCGATTGAAGAAAGTAGTGCAGAGGTTCAAAAAGGTAATCCACCTACAGAAAGAAAAATACAGCGTTTATTTAGAAATCCTGAAGTAAGTAGAAAAATTAAGGTCTGTAATGATTTTGGAGCAGGTGGTGTTTCAGTGGCTATCGGTGAGTTAGCTGATGCACTGGAAATTAATTTAGATGTAGTACCTAAAAAATATGAGGGTTTAGATGGAACAGAACTGGCAATTTCTGAGTCTCAGGAAAGAATGGCAGTAGTAATTGACAGTACAGATGTAGAAGAATTTATAAATTTAGCGGAAAAAGAAAATCTAGAGGCGACAGTTGTAGCAGAAGTTAAAGATCATAATCGTTTAATTATGAACTGGAATGGTAATGCTATTGTTAATCTTAGCAGGAGCTTTTTAGATACAAATGGTGCTTCACAACAAACAGAGATAAAGATTAAAAAGCCTGAAACAGAAAACAACTATTTTAAAAATGTAGTAGCTAATAGGTTGGGAAGTAAAGATGATTTAAAAGATAAATGGCTGGCCAATTTAGCTGATATTAATGTTGCCAGTCAAAAAGGACTTAAAGAAAAGTTTGATAGTACTGTTGGAGCAGGAAGTGTTTTAATGCCATTCGGAGGGAAATATCAACTAACACCCACCCAGGCTATGGCAGCAAAAATACCATTATTAAAAGGAGAAACTAACACAGCTTCTCTGATGAGTTATGGTTTCGATTCAAAACTCAGCACCTGGAGCCCTTTTCATGGAGCTTATTATGCTGTTATTGAGTCTATTGCTAAGATTGTTGCTGCAGGAGGAGATTACCAAAATATTAGATTTTCTTTTCAGGAATATTTTGAGCGTTTACGAAATGATCCTGAGCGCTGGGGTAAACCTTTTAGTGCCCTCTTGGGAGGATATTATGCTCAGAAAAGATTTGAGTTACCTGCAATCGGTGGTAAAGACAGTATGTCTGGTTCTTTTCATGAATTAGATGTCCCTCCAACCCTGGTCTCTTTTGCGGTCAATACGGTAGATGCAAGAAATGTTATTTCACCCGAATTTAAAGAAATTGATTCCAAACTCGTTTATATAAATGCAGAGAGGGCTTCAGATGAGTTAGTCGATATTGCAAAATTAAAGCAGGCTTACACTAGGATAAATAAATTAATAGCTGCCGAGAATATCATTTCTGCTTCCGCGATTAGTTTAGGTGGTATTGCAGAAGCTCTTAGCAAAATGAGTTTTGGAAATAAGATTGGAGTAGAAATCGAAGTAAATATGTCAGCAGAAAAATTATTTTCACCAGAATATGGTGCTTTACTTTTAGAAGTAAGAGCAGACAGCAATTTAGAAAAACTATTTGCAGATATAGACTATCAGCTTTTGGGTACTACAACTAAAGAACAGAGTATTAAAGTAAATAATATTGAAATTTCAATTGAAGAAGCAATTGAAACCTGGCAGAACCCACTGGAAAAAATATATCAAACTAAGGTTAAGACAATAAAAACAGATTCTGAAACAGACAATAGTCCAGATCAGAAACTAGAATTTAATGGTTATGAAAGCAAAGAAAAAATTTCAGCCAAGATTAAAGTTGCTAAACCACAGGTGGTTATCCCGGTTTTTCCCGGAACAAATTGTGAGTATGATACAGCAAGACAATTTAGAGAAGCTGGGGCAGAAGTGGAAACTATTATTTTCAAAAATCTTAAAGCAGAACAGATCGAAGAGTCGATTAATAAAATAGCTAGTACCATCAATAACTCTCAGATTGTCGTGATTCCTGGTGGTTTTAGTGCTGGTGATGAACCAGATGGTTCTGGAAAGTTTATTGCCGCTGTATTTAGAAATCCTAAGATCAAAGAAGCAGTTATGGACCTTTTAAATAATAGAGATGGTTTAATGCTGGGAATTTGTAATGGCTTTCAGGCATTAATAAAATTAGGTTTAGTTCCTTATGGAGAAATTAGAGAGTTAAAGGATAACTCACCGACCCTAACCTATAATACAATTGGTCGCCATGTTTCTTGTGCTGTATCTACTAGAATAACTTCTAATAAATCGCCCTGGCTAGCTAATGTAAGTGTTGGTGATATTCACTCTATTCCCGTTTCACATGGAGAAGGTCGTTTTGTAGCAGAGCCAGAAATGATAGAAAAGCTGCATAAAAAAGGACAGATTGCAACTCAGTATGTTGATTTTGAAGGTAAGCCTACGATGAATATAGAATTTAATCCAAATGGGTCAATGGCAGCAGTAGAAGGGATAACCAGTCCAGATGGTAGAGTTTTTGGTAAAATGGGTCACTCAGAAAGAATAGGGAACAATGTTTCTAAAAATATAATCGGTAAAAAAGATCAAAAACTCTTTAAGGCTGGAGTAGATTACTTCAAGAAATAA
- the rsmA gene encoding 16S rRNA (adenine(1518)-N(6)/adenine(1519)-N(6))-dimethyltransferase RsmA, producing the protein MLNKIATPSETKKILKEYDLRLKKGLGQNFLIDYNIIDIIINAAEIDGDELLIEIGPGIGSLTQALLEELKDGKLIAIEKDAEMVKVLKEIFPQQNKLKLLNEDALAIEWKKIAKENKGMGIKVIANLPYYVTTPIIMSILESEIELEKMIFMVQKEVGERMSSGPGTKKFGSLSVAVQYHMKPEIVHQVPSSVFLPQPDVDSVIVSLTPYSENPHQKKVIDQEFFFQIVKSIFQQRRKTLRNSLSKSAVINLDRDLVTKALELEGIGLKKRGEKLEISEMISITNRLYKMRNKN; encoded by the coding sequence ATGCTAAATAAAATAGCAACACCAAGTGAGACAAAGAAAATATTGAAAGAATATGATTTACGGCTTAAAAAAGGTCTAGGGCAAAATTTTTTAATTGATTATAATATAATAGATATAATAATCAATGCTGCTGAGATCGATGGAGATGAATTATTGATTGAAATTGGTCCTGGAATTGGTTCATTAACTCAAGCCCTTCTGGAAGAGTTAAAAGATGGGAAATTAATTGCTATTGAAAAAGACGCAGAAATGGTTAAGGTTTTAAAAGAAATATTTCCGCAACAAAATAAGCTGAAATTATTAAATGAAGATGCTTTAGCTATTGAATGGAAAAAAATAGCAAAAGAAAATAAAGGAATGGGAATAAAGGTAATAGCTAACTTACCCTATTATGTTACAACTCCAATTATTATGAGTATTTTGGAAAGTGAAATAGAGCTAGAGAAGATGATATTTATGGTTCAAAAAGAGGTTGGTGAGAGGATGAGTTCTGGCCCGGGAACTAAAAAATTTGGTTCTTTAAGTGTGGCTGTTCAATACCATATGAAGCCAGAAATAGTTCACCAGGTACCTTCATCGGTTTTTTTGCCTCAACCTGATGTAGATTCTGTAATTGTTAGTTTAACTCCTTATAGCGAAAATCCCCATCAGAAAAAAGTTATTGACCAGGAATTTTTCTTTCAAATAGTTAAATCTATTTTTCAGCAGAGGAGAAAAACTTTGCGTAACAGTCTTAGTAAATCAGCTGTAATTAATCTGGATAGAGATTTGGTTACTAAAGCTCTTGAATTAGAAGGTATTGGTCTTAAAAAAAGAGGCGAAAAACTCGAAATATCAGAAATGATATCTATAACTAATAGACTTTATAAGATGAGAAACAAAAATTAA
- the thiI gene encoding tRNA uracil 4-sulfurtransferase ThiI → MKSLYNLIIIRYGEINLKGDNKHDFIGQLIKNIDHAIADLGDFEITTVYGRIFLHAESSVIKRLLNRIIKLPGIVSASPAVDFKLNKAASDFDDEDYDKLKEKALKLFEKEVKSYPCSFKVETNRADKSFPIKSPKLNAEIGSAILTNIESKEKPLKVDVHNPDHLFEIEITRGKIYLFINRESGPGGLPVKSSGQTLLMLSGGIDSPVAGWYALKRGLKIGAVYFHSPPYTSARAKEKVKDLARILSKYGGEIKLQIPYFTEIQQQIVKKCPEKYTITIMRRMMVRIANHLAKENSQKALITGESLGQVASQTLEGIQSTDDASELPILRPLITSDKNEIIELAKKIDSYEISIRPYEDCCTVFIPEEPVTKPILKIVRSKEAVLNIEKLIKNSLEQMEVLTIN, encoded by the coding sequence GTGAAATCATTGTATAATTTAATAATTATTCGTTATGGAGAAATTAATTTAAAAGGTGATAACAAACATGATTTTATTGGTCAGTTGATCAAAAATATTGATCATGCGATAGCTGATCTTGGTGATTTTGAAATTACCACTGTTTATGGAAGGATTTTTCTTCATGCCGAAAGCTCAGTTATAAAAAGGCTTTTAAACAGAATAATAAAACTACCCGGCATAGTATCTGCAAGTCCAGCAGTTGATTTTAAACTTAATAAAGCAGCCTCAGATTTTGATGATGAAGATTATGATAAATTAAAAGAAAAAGCACTTAAACTTTTTGAAAAAGAAGTAAAAAGCTATCCCTGTAGTTTTAAGGTTGAAACCAATAGGGCTGATAAATCTTTTCCTATCAAAAGTCCAAAGTTAAATGCAGAAATTGGTAGTGCTATTTTAACAAATATTGAAAGTAAGGAAAAACCGCTTAAAGTAGATGTTCACAATCCTGATCACTTATTTGAAATTGAAATAACCAGAGGCAAAATCTACCTTTTTATAAATAGAGAAAGTGGTCCAGGTGGACTACCTGTAAAATCATCTGGTCAAACTTTATTAATGCTCTCTGGAGGAATTGATAGTCCAGTTGCAGGTTGGTATGCTTTAAAAAGAGGCTTAAAAATTGGAGCTGTTTATTTCCATTCTCCTCCTTATACTTCAGCCAGAGCCAAAGAAAAGGTTAAAGATCTGGCCCGAATATTATCTAAATATGGGGGAGAAATCAAACTGCAGATTCCATATTTCACAGAAATCCAACAGCAAATAGTTAAAAAATGCCCTGAAAAATATACAATTACAATCATGAGAAGAATGATGGTTAGAATAGCTAATCACCTGGCCAAAGAAAACAGCCAAAAAGCTTTAATTACCGGGGAAAGTTTAGGACAAGTTGCAAGCCAGACTCTGGAAGGAATTCAAAGCACAGATGATGCTTCAGAGCTACCAATATTAAGGCCTTTAATTACTTCTGATAAAAATGAAATAATAGAATTGGCTAAAAAAATAGATAGTTATGAAATCTCAATTCGTCCTTATGAAGACTGCTGTACTGTTTTTATTCCTGAAGAACCTGTAACTAAACCAATTTTAAAAATAGTTAGATCAAAAGAAGCAGTTTTAAATATAGAAAAATTAATAAAAAATTCTCTTGAGCAAATGGAAGTTCTTACAATTAATTAA
- a CDS encoding TatD family hydrolase, translating into MYLIDTHAHLDFNDYDKDREEVFSRAREAGVEEIINIGADLESSIRAVKLAENYDKVYATVGIHPHEAVSVNKESLNQIKELSSSLKVKAIGETGLDFYYDNSPRDIQIEAFKVQLDLAAELDLPVVVHSRAAGEETLKILDQSADFSANLIFHCYAYGTELIEKIIDRDYYVAFGGLITFKNASEIRQALKKMPFDRILLETDSPYLTPSPNRGKRNEPENLKYILKKAAEIKEISADRMAEFTSENAKRVYRL; encoded by the coding sequence TTGTATTTAATAGATACTCATGCTCATTTAGATTTTAATGATTATGATAAAGATAGAGAAGAAGTCTTTAGCAGAGCTAGAGAAGCTGGAGTTGAAGAAATAATAAATATTGGTGCTGATCTTGAATCAAGTATAAGGGCGGTTAAATTAGCGGAAAATTATGATAAAGTTTATGCAACTGTTGGTATTCACCCACATGAGGCAGTTTCTGTAAATAAAGAAAGTTTAAATCAGATAAAAGAATTGAGTTCTTCACTTAAAGTAAAAGCGATTGGAGAAACCGGCTTAGACTTTTATTATGATAATTCCCCGCGTGATATACAGATTGAGGCCTTTAAAGTTCAGCTTGATCTTGCTGCTGAACTGGATTTGCCAGTTGTGGTCCACTCTCGAGCAGCTGGAGAAGAAACACTAAAAATTTTAGATCAAAGTGCTGACTTTTCTGCCAATTTAATTTTTCATTGTTATGCATATGGGACAGAATTGATTGAAAAAATAATTGATAGAGATTATTATGTGGCTTTTGGTGGTTTAATTACTTTTAAGAATGCTTCTGAAATACGTCAGGCACTTAAAAAAATGCCGTTTGATAGAATACTTTTAGAAACTGATTCTCCTTATTTAACACCATCTCCAAACCGAGGTAAAAGAAATGAACCGGAAAATTTAAAATATATTCTAAAAAAAGCTGCTGAAATAAAAGAAATATCAGCAGATAGAATGGCAGAATTTACAAGTGAAAATGCAAAAAGGGTTTATAGGTTGTAA
- a CDS encoding ribonuclease H-like YkuK family protein, translating into MQFISPTDGCLSAEDTFQTIMDFVKEEENKYRLIVGTDSQPGFDEAVFVTAIVIYRVGRGGRYFYHKSSINFKAGMKQRIFYEVSRSLKVAGELTSLLASEEVLAENVELEVHIDVGENGPTNQIIKEVVGMVVGSGFEAYIKPDAYAASTVADKFTK; encoded by the coding sequence ATGCAGTTTATCAGTCCTACAGATGGCTGTTTAAGTGCAGAAGATACATTTCAGACAATAATGGATTTTGTCAAAGAGGAAGAAAACAAATATAGGTTAATTGTGGGTACTGATTCACAGCCTGGATTTGATGAAGCTGTGTTTGTTACTGCAATTGTTATCTATAGAGTTGGCAGAGGTGGAAGATATTTTTATCATAAAAGTTCTATAAATTTCAAGGCGGGCATGAAACAGAGGATTTTTTATGAGGTATCAAGAAGCTTAAAAGTTGCAGGAGAGTTGACATCACTCCTGGCATCTGAAGAAGTTTTAGCTGAGAATGTTGAGCTTGAAGTCCATATAGATGTTGGCGAAAATGGTCCAACAAATCAGATAATTAAAGAAGTTGTCGGTATGGTAGTTGGAAGTGGTTTTGAAGCATATATTAAGCCAGATGCTTATGCAGCTTCAACTGTTGCTGATAAATTTACTAAATAA